The following DNA comes from Streptomyces sp. NBC_00690.
GGGCGCGTTCGGGCAAGTCCTTGGAGGCCGAACGTCGGCTGGAGACCTTCCCCGGGGTGTTGTACGTGGCCACGGGCGGTACCCGGCAGGGGGACGAGGAGTGGGCGGCCCGGGTGGACCTGCACCGCGACCGTCGGCCGGGGTCCTGGCGTACCGCGGAGACCTGTGATCTCGTCCCGCTGCTCGCAGAGGACGGCCCGCCTCTGTTGATCGACTGCCTTTCGTTGTGGCTCACCGACGCGATGGACCAGGTGGGCGCCTGGGACGACGCGCAGTGGCGGGAGAGCGGTGAGACCGCGCTGCGCAAGAAGGTGACCGAGTTGGTCACGGCGGTGCGGGAGACTCCGCGCACGCTCGTCGCGGTGACGAACGAGGCCGGGTCGGGAGTGGTCCCCGCCACCGCGTCGGGGCGCCGCTTCCGTGATGAGCTCGGTCGGCTGAACGCCGCCTTCGCGGCGGAGTGCGAGCAGGTGTTGCTGGTGGTCGCCGGGCAGCCACTGGTGCTCCGGAGCTGATCGACGGGGTAGGCGGATGGCCGGGGCGGGCGGGTACTGTTCGGCGAATGAGCAGGCTGAATCTCGATGACTTCTCCGATCTGATCGAGCGCCCGGACAGTGGCCTCCGCCAGCGTGCTGAGGAACACCGGGCCCGGCTCGCCGTTCCCCCCGGAGCGCTGGGTCGACTCGACGAGTTGGGCGAGTGGCTTTCGCTCGCTCAGGGCCGGGTACCGGTGAAGCCCATCGGTCAGCCGCGCGTGGTGCTGTTCGCCGGTGACCACGCGGTGGCGGCGCTGGGGGTGTCGGGCCGGGAGGCGGGGTCGGCGCACCGGTTGGTCCGGGCCGTGTTGGAAGGGGCGAGTCCCGTCGCGGTGGTGGCCCGCCAGGCGGATGTTCAGGTGCGCGTCATCGACGCCGGCTTGGACTGCGATCCCGATCTGCTGCCGGACGACGTGGTGCGCCATCGGGTGCGGCGCGGCAGCGGGCGCATCGACATCGAGGACGCGCTGACGGTCGATGAGACGGAGCGTGCGGTACGCCTGGGTATGGCGATCGCCGATGAGGAGGCGGATTCCGGCACTGACCTGGTGGTGCTCGGTGATCTGAGCGTCGGTGGCACCACTGCCGCCTCGACGTTGATCGCGGCGCTGTGCGGTACGGACGCTTCGGTGGTGACGGGTCGTGGTGGCGCGGGCATCGACGATCTGGCATGGATGCGCAAGTGTGCCGCGATCCGGGATTCGTTGCGCCGTGCCCGCCCGGTGCTGGGCGATCAGTTGGAGTTGCTGGCCGCGGTGGGGGGCGCCGAGTTGGCGGCGATGACCGGCTTCCTCCTCCAGAGTGCGACGCGACGGATGCCCGTGATTCTGGACGGAGTGGTTTCGGCCGCTTGTGCGCTGGTGGGGCAGCGGGCTGCGTACCGCGCACCGGACTGGTGGCTGGCCGGCCAGTTGACCGGGGAGCCCGCCCAGGCGAAGGCGTTGGACCGGATGGCGCTCACCCCGTTGCTGGACCATGGCGTAACGGCGGGGGAAGGCACCGGAGCGCTGCTCGCCCTCCCTCTCGTCCGGGCGGCTGCCGCACTGGCTGCCGAGTTGCCTGAGCGTCCCGAGCCCGGTGAGCCGACTGAGGAGCAGGACGAGTCGACGTCCGCGGGGGACGACCGGGACTGAGCCCCGCCCCCGCGGGGAGCGATCGGGACGGTTTCGCTCGTGGCACGCAGTGACGAGCACGGAGGCTGCGGGCGTAGAAGTTTGGGGCATGACGGCCGTGGGGCGCGGACGGGCCGTCAGCGTCCCAGTCGCTCGGGGTCGGGCGTACCGCCGATCAGGTCCTGGAACTTGCGGCGCGGTCCGTCCCAGCGTCGATCGTGTCGATAGGCGCGCAGCCAGGCGCGGGCCCGGGACTTCGGCCTGCGGCGGTAGAAGCGCCGCGCCCAGGGCGAGGTGGGCTTCGCCAGCCGAACCGCGCCGAAGATCGCCACGAAGGGCACCAGGGTGCCCATGAGCGCCAGTTGTGGTTTCCCCTTGAAGAGGGTGACGATCACCAGCAGGAAGTTCAGTACGAGGGTGCTGATCAGGGTGGCGCGGTTCTGTCGTTCGTCCGGGGTGAGGCTGTCCACGCCGAGTGGTGAGAAGCCGCTGAGCACGAGCATGGCGAGTGCGGTGGCCACGATGACGGCTTCGACGCTCTGCCGGCCCTCTTCGGTCCAGTACACGTCGTCCGTGTGGACGATCAGCGCGAACTCGTCCAGGACGAGTCCCGCCCCCACCCCGAAGATCACTGCGCAGACGGCCGCGGTGACGCCGTGCTGTCCGCTGCCCACGGCGCCGAAGCCGCCCACGAGGGTGAGGATGACTCCGGGCACCACATGGTGGATGTGCACCCCTCCCCCCGATGCGATGTTGCGGAAGGGGCCGCGGCCCGCGCGGATCATGCGGGTGATCACACGGGTGATGAGGAAGGTCAGTACGAAGGAGGCGAGGGCGAGGAACATCGGGAGCTTTCCCGGCTCGACGATGTTGGTGGAGAACCAGTGCCCCATAGAAAGTCCTCCCGTTTTGCGCGATATGCGCAATTTACCGTCGCCGGCGGGACAGCGGGCGGGATCATCGAGCGGAGATCTCCTGTGGTGGCGCGGGAATCGGCCGCCGAACAGGTCCGGGCTACCCTTCGGCGGTGAGTGAAGCACCCGTCTCCACGGCTATGACCGGCATACGTTTCGCCTTTGGCACCCTCAGCATCCTGCCCGTGCGCATCACGCGCTGGGACCGTGAGGCCGCGCGGGCCGGGATGGCGTGCGCGCCGCTGGTGGGCGTGGTGGTCGGTCTGGTCGCGGCCGGGGCGGGCGGGTTGTTCATCCTCCTGGGCGCCGGGCCACTGCTGGTGGCGATCGCGACCGCGACGGTGCCCGCCGTCCTCACCCGCGCCCTCCATCTGGACGGACTCGCCGATACGGCCGACGGGCTCGGCAGCGCGCGCCCCGCCGAGGACGCGCTGAGGGTCATGAAGAAGTCGGACATCGGTCCCTTCGGCGTGCTGACGCTGCTGTTCACCCTGCTGGCGCAGGTCGCGGCCCTGTCCGAGTTGTACGCGCAGGGCTGGGGCCATGGAGCGCTCGGCGCGGTCATCTGCCAGGTCGCCGCTCGGCTGGCGCTCACCCTCGCCGCCCGTACGGGAGTGCCGGCCGCCCGTGCCGAGGGCCTGGGCGCACTGGTGGCGGAGGTGCTCTCCGTACGGTCCGCGTTGGCGATCACCGCAGGGGTGACGTTGCTCTGTGCCGCGGCCGGCTGGCTGTTCGGCCCCGGTCCGCTCGGTGCACTGCACATGGCACTGGCCGTCGTGAGCGGACTGCTGGCCGCCCAGTTGCTGCTTCGGCACTGCGTACGACGCTTCGACGGGGTGACCGGGGACGTGTTCGGTGCCGTGGCCGAGACATCCGCGACGATCTGCCTGGTGGCGCTGGCCCTGGGCTGACCCCGGTGGGCCGCCCCCTTGCGAGTGCGTCGGTCGCCCCTTCGGGCGGTGGAGTGTGCGCCCGTGGTGAACGAAGTGCGGCCAGTACCGCGAACCGTGCTGCACAGGACGACGACGGCACCCCCGCGGAGGACGGCACCCCAAGTTCCGCTCCCCTCAAGGGAGTCCGCCCGTCCCCTCGCTCACGCCACACGAGTCTCACCCCGCACTGCTCCCCCGGATGTCCTCAACCAGGGCGGACGCCACGGCCGGAGTGAACGGCTGCCGCCGTGAGCGACCCGTATGACCGCGCGTAGGCTCTTGCCGGGCGGGGTGTCGACCTATCCCCCCAACGGCCCCGAAATGGCCCCTCGAACTCAACGGAAGCGAGATTTCACCACCGTGACTGCTCTCACTCTCAGCACTGCCGGTGCCGCGACGCTGCGCGCCGACGCCCTGGTCATCGGGGTCGCAAAGGGCGACAAGGGCCCGGTGGTCGCACCGGGCGCAGAGGCCGTGGACAAGGCGTTCGACGGCAGGCTCGCCGCCGTACTGGAGACCCTCGGAGCCGGTGGCTCCGAGGGCGAGGTGACCAAGCTGGCCGCGCCGGCCGGCATCAAGGCACCGCTGATCATCGCGGTCGGCCTCGGGTCCGTACCGAACGAGGACGAGGCGTACGGGGCCGAGTCCCTGCGCAGGGCCGCCGGCACCGCGGCCCGTACGCTCGCCGGCTCGAAGAAGGCCGCCTTCGCGCTGCCGATCGAGGCGTCGGAGGACGTCGAGGCGATCGCCGAGGGCGCGCTGCTGGGCGCGTACGCCTTCATCGCCTACCAGGGCGGCGAAGGCAACAAGGGCGTGAAGGCTCCGCTCGCCGAGATCGCCCTGCTGGGCGCGAAGCCGCGGGACAAGGCGCACAAGGCTGCGGCCGAGCGTGCGCTCGCCATCACCGAGGAGCTGAACCGGGCCCGGGACCTGGTCAACACCCCGCCCAACGACCTGTACCCCGAGTCCTTCGCCGCCGTGGTCACCGCCGCGGGCAAGGAGCACGGCGTCAAGGTGCAGGTCCTTGACGACAAGGCGCTCCTCAAGGGCGGATACGGCGGCATCCTCGGCGTCGGGCAGGGCTCGCAGAACCCGCCGCGGTTGGTGAAGCTCACCTACACCCACTCCAAGGACGCCAAGACGCTGGCGCTGGTGGGCAAGGGCATCACCTACGACTCGGGCGGCATCTCCCTCAAGCCGGCCGGTCACAACGAGACCATGAAGTGCGACATGGCCGGCGCCGCCGCGGTGTTCGCCGCGGTCATCACCGTCGCGCGGCTGGGCCTACCGGTCAACGTCACCGGCTGGCTCGCCCTGGCGGAGAACATGCCGTCCGGTTCCGCCGTGCGCCCCGGCGATGTGCTGCGGATGTACAGCGGCAAGACGGTCGAGGTGCTCAACACCGACGCCGAGGGCCGGCTGGTGCTGGCGGACGCGCTCTGGAAGGCATCGGAGGAGAAGCCCGACGCAATCGTGGACGTGGCCACGCTGACCGGCGCCATGATGGTCGCGCTCGGCAACCGCACCTTCGGCATCATGGCCAACGACGACGCGTTCCGCACCGCGATCTACGAGACCGCGGAGGAGGCCGGCGAGCAGTCCTGGCCGATGCCGCTCCCGAGCGAACTGCGCAAGGGCATGGACTCCCCGACCGCGGACATCGCGAACATGGGCGAGCGGATGGGCAGCGGCCTGGTGGCTGGTCTGTTCCTCCAGGAGTTCGTGGGCGAGGGCATCACCTGGGCGCACCTGGACATCGCCGGTCCGGCGTTCCACGAGGGAGCCCCGTACGGCTACACCCCCAAGGGCGGCACCGGCTCGTCCGTGCGCACCCTGGTCCGGCTGGCCGAGCGGATCGGCGCGGGCGAACTCGGCTGACGACGCTTCGCAGGGTGGCGGCGAGTGGTTCCGTACGCCGCCACCCCTCGGAGGGTGCGTTCGCTCTCGACGAAATGCCGCTGTGGGCGGAATCGTTTCGGCCTTACCGGGGTTGTTACGCCCCGGTAATGTTTGAGGTGATCGATCAGACGCCAGAAGACACCCGCCCCGCGTCCCGTCTTCCCCCAACAAGTGCGAAGATGGGCTCGGCAGGACAGGGCCCACGACAGGGCCGAAGAAACGGCCGCACACCAGCCGAGAGGCCGGTCGTCCCCGGGAAGGGGACCCCGGCGACCGGCGCACATGCATGGAGGACGTGACGTGGCGAACGACGCCAGCACCGTTTTCGACCTAGTGATCCTCGGCGGCGGTAGCGGCGGTTACGCTGCGGCGCTGCGTGGAGCCCAGCTGGGCCTGGACGTCGCCCTGATCGAGAAGGACAAGCTCGGCGGCACCTGCCTGCACTACGGCTGCATTCCCACCAAGGCTCTGCTGCACGCCGGTGAGATCGCCGACCAGGCCCGTGAATCCGAGCAGTTCGGTGTTCGGGCGACGTTCGAGGGCATCGACGTCGCAGCCGTGCACAAGTACAAGGACGAGGTGATCTCCGGCCTGTACAAGGGACTCCAGGGTCTGATCGCCTCGCGCAAGATCACCACCATCGAGGGTGCGGGCCGGCTGTCGTCGCCCACCTCCGTCGATGTCAACGGCCAGCGCATCCAGGGCCGCCACATCCTGCTCGCGACCGGTTCCGTACCGAAGTCGCTGCCCGGGCTGGAGATCGACGGCAACCGCATCATCTCCTCCGACCACGCGCTGAAGCTGGACCGCGTCCCGCAGTCCGCGATCGTGCTCGGTGGCGGTGTGATCGGCGTGGAGTTCGCCTCCGCGTGGAAGTCCTTCGGCGCCGATGTGACGGTCATCGAGGGCCTCAAGCACCTGGTGCCCGTCGAGGACGAGAACAGCTCCAAGCTTCTTGAGCGCGCCTTCCGCAAGCGCGGCATCAAGTTCAACCTGGGCACCTTCTTCGAGAAGGCCGAGTACACGCAGGACGGCGTCCGGGTGACCCTCGCGGACGGCAAGACCTTCGAGGCCGAGGTGCTGCTGGTGGCCGTCGGTCGCGGTCCGGTCTCCGCGGGTCTCGGCTACGAGGAGCAGGGCGTCGCGATGGACCGCGGCTATGTCCTGGCCGACGAGTACATGCGCACCAACGTGCCCACGATCTCCGCGGTCGGCGACCTGGTCCCGACGCTTCAGCTCGCACACGTCGGCTTCGCCGAGGGCATCCTGGTGGCGGAGCGGCTCGCCGGTCTGAACCCGGTCCCGGTCGACTACGACGGTGTGCCCCGGGTGACGTACTGCCACCCGGAGGTCGCATCCGTCGGTATCACCGAGGCCAAGGCCAAGGAGATCTACGGTGCGGACAAGGTCGTCGCCCTGAAGTACAACCTCGGTGGCAACGGCAAGAGCAAGATCCTCAAGACTCAGGGCGAGATCAAGCTCGTCCAGGTCAAGGACGGCGCCGTGGTCGGTGTCCACATGGTCGGTGACCGGATGGGCGAGCAGATCGGCGAGGCTCAGCTGATCTACAACTGGGAGGCCCTGCCGTCCGAGGTGGCGCAGCTCATCCACGCGCACCCGACCCAGAACGAGGCGCTCGGAGAGGCCCACCTGGCGTTGGCGGGCAAGCCGCTGCACGCGCATGACTGAGCCGTCCCCGCAGCTCGCGCCGCCTGAGTCCCTCGGGACAGACGACCACTTCCGCATTTCCCCTCTGCTCGCGCTTCGCTTGAGCTGGGGAGACCCCACCGTTAGGAGCAACTGAAACCATGTCGGTTTCCGTAACCCTTCCGGCGCTCGGTGAGAGCGTCACCGAGGGCACTGTCACCCGCTGGCTGAAGGCCGAGGGCGAGCGCGTCGAGGCCGACGAGCCGTTGCTTGAGGTGTCGACCGACAAGGTCGACACCGAGATCCCCGCGCCCGCGTCCGGCGTACTCGCCTCCATCAAGGTCGCCGAGGACGAGACCGTCGAGGTCGGCGCCGAGCTGGCCATCATCGACGACGGCAGCGGCGCTCCGGCCGAGGCACCGGCACCGGCCGCCGAGCAGGCGCCCGCCCCGGCTCCTGCTCCCGCGCAGGAAGCTCCGGCTCAGCCCGCAGCCCCGGCGCAGGCAGCGCCCGAACCGGCTCCCGAGCCCGCCCAGCAGGCACCGGCGCCCGCCCCGGCTCCGGCACCCGCGCAGGAGGCTCCGGCCGCACCCGCCGGCGGTGCGAGTGGCACCGACGTGGTGCTGCCCGCGCTCGGTGAGAGCGTCACCGAGGGCACTGTCACCCGCTGGCTGAAGGCCGAGGGCGAGCGCGTCGAGGCCGACGAGCCGCTGCTGGAGGTGTCGACCGACAAGGTCGACACCGAGATCCCCGCGCCCACGGCCGGCGTCCTGCTGGAGATCGTGGTCGGCGAGGACGAGACCGCCGAGGTCGGCGCGAAGCTGGCCGTCATCGGTGCTCCCGGTGCGGCTCCTGCCGCTCCGGCCCAGCCTGCGGCACCGGCTCCCGAGCCCGCCCAGCAGGCACCGGCGCCCGCCCCGGCTCCGGCGCCTGCACCCGCGCCGGCTCAGCCCGCAGCCCCGGCTCCCGCCGCTCAGGCTCCGGCACCCGCGCCCGCTCCTGCGCAGCAAGCTCCGGCTCAGCCCGCGGCTCCGGCTCCAGCACCTGCCCAGCAGGCACCGGCAGCACCCGCACCCGCACCGGTCGCTCCCGTCGGCAGCGATGTGTATGTGACCCCGCTGGTCCGCAAGCTCGCCTCCGAGAACAGCGTGGACCTCTCCGCGGTCAAGGGCTCGGGCGTGGGCGGACGCATCCGCAAGCAGGACGTCATCGCGGCGGCGGAGGCCAGCAAGGCCGCCGCACCGGCACCGGCCGCCGCACCCGCGGCTGCTGCGCCGTCCGCGAAGGCGCCCTCACTTGAGGTGTCCCCGCTGCGCGGCCAGACGGTCAAGATGACCCGGATGCGCAAGCTCATCGGCGACAACATGATGAAGGCGCTGCACACCCAGGCGCAGCTGACCTCGGTCGTCGAGGTCGACATCACCAAGCTGATGCGACTGCGCAACCAGGCCAAGGAGAGCTTCGCGGCTCGCGAGGGCGTCAAGCTCTCCCCGATGCCGTTCTTCGTGAAGGCCGCCGGGCAGGCGCTGAAGGCCCACCCGATCGTCAACGCCCGGATCAACGAGGACGAAGGCACCATCACGTACTTCGACTCGGAGAACATCGGCATCGCCGTGGACTCCGAGAAGGGTCTGATGACGCCGGTCATCAAGGGCGCGGGCGACCTCAACATCGCCGGCATCGCCAAGAAGACCGCCGAGTTGGCCGGTGCCGTCCGGTCCAACAAGATCCGGCCGGACGACCTGGCGGGTGCGACCTTCACCATCAGCAACACCGGTTCGCGCGGTGCGCTCTTCGACACGGTCATCGTGCCGCCGACCCAGGCCGCCATCCTGGGCATCGGTGCCACGGTGAAGCGTCCGGCGGTCATCGAGACGCCGGAAGGCACCGTGATCGGTGTCCGCGACATGACGTATCTCTCGCTCTCGTACGACCACCGTCTCGTGGACGGCGCGGATGCCGCCCGCTACCTGACCTCGGTCAAGGCGATCCTGGAAGCCGGCGAGTTCGAGGTTGAACTGGGCCTTTAAGGCCCGTCGGCAGGTGTCTACCGACAGTGCACTACGGCGCCCCCGTCCGGGGTTCTCCCGGGCGGGGGCGCCGTGCGTCCGCTGTCCCCCGCCGACCGAGGGGCATAATCGGTGAGCTATGCCCATCCCTGAAGGAGCCCCCCATGACCCCGCCCGTCGTCCAGTCGCTGCGGGAGCAGATCCGCGCGCACATCGTGGAGGGGATCGTCAGTGGCCGCTGGAAGCCGGGAGAGCGGATCGTCGAGCGCGGCATCGCCACTGAGCTCCAGGTCTCCCAGACCCCGGTCCGAGAGGCGCTCCGCGAGCTGGAGAGCCTTCGGCTGATCGAATCCGCGCCCAACAAGGGCGTCAGGGTGCGCAATCTGACCGCCGCCGACCTGGAGGAGAGCTATCCCGTACGGGCGGGGCTTGAGCAGATCGCGGCGGAACTCGCAGCCGAGCACCTCGCCCGGGACTGCTCGACGCTCCAGCCCCATGTGACCGCGCTGTACGCCGCCGACCAGGCGGGTGACTCGGCCGGCCAGGTCCGCCATACCGTCGCCTTCCACCGGGAGTTGGTGCGTGCCGCGGACAACGCGGTCCTGCTCCACACCTGGGAGGGGCTCGGCATCGAGGTCTTCACCGCTCTGTCGATCAGATGGCTGGGTACGGTCCAGCAGTCGTACGCGGAGGAGCACGAGGCGCTGGTGGAGGCTTTCCTACGACGTGATCCGGACATCGGTCTCCTGGTGAAGGCGCATGTGCTCGGGTGCGCGCCCCGCGCGTAGTCCTCGATGTCGCGGGCTGTCGGGGTCCGTGACGGCCTGCTGTTTTAGGCCGGCTCAACGTTCCTGTCGCAGGCTGCGGGCATGGTCCGTGTCCCCCGGCAGGCAGGCTGCCTAGCCGGTCTCCCCACCGGTGTCGTTCGGCCACCGGGTCCCGCCCCTTCGCACCGACGGGAGGGGCGCGGCCCCTGGCGGTCGGGGCTGCAGGCCGCCTGCTCCAGGTCGCCGGGGAGGCACGGGCCCGCAGCACACGAGGCGTCGGCGGTGACCGTCCCCGTCTGTTGCACGACCGGCCATCCCCTCTGTCGTCCCGTCCGTCGCACTGCCGGCTGGACCGTCCGTCGCACTACCGGCTGGCCCCTCTGTCGCGCTCTCGGCCATCTCACCCGTCGTCCTGGCGAACGCCCCCCGGTCGACCCGCCCAGCCAGTACGCTCCCACAGAGCACAGCTTCCCCATTGCCCTCTGTTGTCGGGCCAGCAACAAAGCCCTGCTCAGGGCGGGGAAACGCGGCACCGGGTGCCGTTTCACGGGGCACGGAATGCCAATTTCGCCCCTCGGAGTATTTTTATCTCCGAATACTTTGATCGATCATCGATCAGAGGCTTACAGTCACCTTCGGGGTCAGCCCCCACCGCCCTGTCCTGCCAGACGAGGCAGCCCCATCACCCCCTGTTACACCACCTCCCAGTCCGGAAGGCGGCGATCATGACCGACCCCCTAGGCAAGCTTCCGAGCGAGCTCGACCAGCTCCCGGACCGTGACCGTGAGGAGACCGCCGAATGGGCGGCCTCCCTCGACGCCGTTACACAGCATGCCGGCCCGCATCGCGCCGCGTATCTGATGCGCCGCACCCTCCAGCACGCCGAGGCCGCCGGCATCCCGGTACCCCGGTTGCTGGAGACGGACTATGTGAACACCATCCCGACCGCCGCCGAGCCCGCCTTCGACGGCGACGAGGCGTTGGAAGCACGGATCACCGCGTGGAACCGCTGGAACGCGGCTGCGATGGTCACCCGAGGCTCCCGGCTCGGCGTGGGCGGCCACATAGCCACTTTTGCCTCTGCTGCCTGGCTCTACGAGACGGGCTTCAACCACTTCTTCCAGGGCAAGGAGCGGGACGGCAGCGGCGACCAGATCTATGTCCAGGGCCACGCCTCGCCCGGCATCTACGCCCGCGCGTTCCTCGACGGCCGGTTGAGCGAAGCGCACCTGGACAACTTCCGCCAGGAAGCCGGCGGCGAGGGTCTGCCCTCGTACCCCCACCCGCGCCGACTGCCCTGGCTGTGGGAGTTCCCCACCGTTTCCATGGGTCTTGGGCCGCTCTCGGCCATCTATCAGGCGCGTTTCAACCGCTATCTCCACAATCGCAAGATCAAGGACACCTCGGCCTCGCATGTGTGGGCCTTCCTCGGTGACGGCGAGATGGACGAGCCCGAGTCGACCGCGGCCCTCGCGCTCGCGGCCCGGGAGCAGTTGGACAACCTGACGTTCGTCATCAACTGCAACCTCCAGCGCCTCGACGGGCCGGTGCGCGCCAACTTCAAGATCGTGCAGGAGTTGGAGGCCCAGTTCCGCGGCGCGGGCTGGAACGTCGTCAAATCCCTCTGGGGCTCCGCCTGGGACGAGCTGTTCCAGCTCGACACCACGGGCGCCCTGCTGCGCCGACTGCGCGAGGTGCCGGACGCCCAATTCCAGACGTACGCCACGCGGGACGTCACGTACATCCGTGAGCACTTCTTCGGTACCGAGCCCGCCCTGATCGAGCTGGCGCGAGTCATCGGGGACGCCAAGATCGCCGAGTGCTTCTACACCTCCCGCGGCGGCCACGAGGCCCGCAAGGTGTACGCCGCCTACCGGGCCGCGATCTCGCACAAGGGCGCGCCGACCGTGATCCTGGCGCAGACCGTCAAGGGCCACACCCTCGGCAAGGGCTTCGCGTCCAAGAACGCCAACCACCAGATGAAGAAGCTGACGGTGGACGAGTTCATGTGCATGCGGGACCTGCTGGAGCTGCCGATCCCCGACAGCGCCTTCGGTGACGGTCTGGTGCCCTACGGCCACCCCGGCGAGGACTCGCCCGAGGTGCGCTACCTGCATGAGCGCCGTGCGGCGCTCGGCGGGCCCGCGCCGGCGCGACGCGTGCACTCCGTGGCCCTGCCGGCCCCCGAGGAGCGTGCGTTCAAGACCCTGGAGAAGGGCTCCGGCAAGCAGGAGATGGCCACCACCATGGCCTTCGTCCGGCTGGTCAAGGACCTGATGCGGGACAAGGAGACCGGCCGCCGCTGGGTGCCGATCGTGCCCGACGAGGCCCGCACCTTCGGCATGGAGTCGCTGTTCCCTTCGGCGGGCATCTACTCGCCGCTGGGCCAGACGTACGAGCCGGTCGACCGCGACCAGCTGATGTACTACCGGGAGGCCAAGGACGGCCAGATCCTCAACGAGGGGATCACCGAGGCCGGTTCGATGGCCGACTTCATCGCCGCCGCCACGTCGTACGCGACGCACGGCGAGCCGATGATCCCGTTCTACATCTTCTACTCGATGTTCGGCTGGCAGCGCACCGGTGACCAGATGTGGCAGCTCGCCGACCAGCTCGGCAAGGGCTTCATCGTCGGTGCGACCGCGGGCCGCACCACACTGACCGGCGAGGGCCTCCAGCACGCGGACGGCCATTCGCAGCTGATCGCCGCCACCAACCCGGCGTCGCTCAACTACGACCCGGCGTTCGCGTACGAGATCGCGGTGATCGTCAAGGAGGGTCTGCGCCGGATGTACGGGGAGAACCTCCCCGGCGAGGACCCGAACGTCTTCTACTACCTGACCGTCTACAACGAGCCCAAGCCACAGCCCGCCATGCCCGAGGGCGTGGAGGAGGGCATCATCCGCGGGCTCTACCGCTTCAAGGAGGGCGTGGCCGCCTCCGCCGACTCGCCGCGGCTCCAGCTGATGGCCTCGGGAACGGCGATCCACTGGGCCCTGGAGGCTCAGGAACTGCTCGCCGCCGAGTGGGGCGTCACGGCCGACGTCTGGTCGGCGACCTCCTGGGGCGAGCTGCGCCGGGACGCGTTGGAGGCCGATGCGGCCCTCCTCCGCGGGGAGCAGCGCACTCCGTACGTCACCCAGGCGCTCAGCGGAGCACCGGGCCCGGTGCTCGCGGTCAGCGACTGGATGCGCCAGGTGCCGGACCAGATCAGCCAGTGGGTCGAGCAGGACTGGTCCTCGCTGGGCACCGACGGCTTCGGTCTGTCGGACACCCGGCCGGCGGCGCGGCGGCACTTCGGTGTCGACGCCCAGTCGGTCACGGTCGCGGCGCTGGCCCAGCTGGCGCGGCGCGGCGAGATCCCCGCCTCCACCGTCAAGGAGGCGCGCGAGCGCTACGGTCTGTGATCGCACCTCCCGCTGGCCGGGGGCGATGACACGGAGAGTAAGAATTGAGGGGCGTCCCGCAGATATCGGGGGCGCCCCTTGACCTTGACACCGTGTGAACCCGTGGACTGAGGGAGTCATGTTCACCATCGGAGACTTCGCCAGGCACGGCCGGGTATCGGCCCGGATGCTGCGCCACTACGACGCGATCGGGTTGCTGCGCCCGGAGCGCACCGACCCGTTCACGGGCTACCGCCACTACGGGGCGGCCCAGCTCTCCCGGCTCAACCGGATCATCGCCCTCAAGGACCTCGGCTTCACCCTGGACCAGGTGGGGCGCATCCTGGCGGAGAAGGTGAATACGGACGAGTTGCGCGGGATGCTCGTTCTGCGGCGGGCCGAGTTGGAAGCGGCGATGGCCGCGGCTGCGGCCACGCTGGGCCA
Coding sequences within:
- a CDS encoding GntR family transcriptional regulator, translating into MTPPVVQSLREQIRAHIVEGIVSGRWKPGERIVERGIATELQVSQTPVREALRELESLRLIESAPNKGVRVRNLTAADLEESYPVRAGLEQIAAELAAEHLARDCSTLQPHVTALYAADQAGDSAGQVRHTVAFHRELVRAADNAVLLHTWEGLGIEVFTALSIRWLGTVQQSYAEEHEALVEAFLRRDPDIGLLVKAHVLGCAPRA
- the sucB gene encoding 2-oxoglutarate dehydrogenase, E2 component, dihydrolipoamide succinyltransferase; protein product: MSVSVTLPALGESVTEGTVTRWLKAEGERVEADEPLLEVSTDKVDTEIPAPASGVLASIKVAEDETVEVGAELAIIDDGSGAPAEAPAPAAEQAPAPAPAPAQEAPAQPAAPAQAAPEPAPEPAQQAPAPAPAPAPAQEAPAAPAGGASGTDVVLPALGESVTEGTVTRWLKAEGERVEADEPLLEVSTDKVDTEIPAPTAGVLLEIVVGEDETAEVGAKLAVIGAPGAAPAAPAQPAAPAPEPAQQAPAPAPAPAPAPAPAQPAAPAPAAQAPAPAPAPAQQAPAQPAAPAPAPAQQAPAAPAPAPVAPVGSDVYVTPLVRKLASENSVDLSAVKGSGVGGRIRKQDVIAAAEASKAAAPAPAAAPAAAAPSAKAPSLEVSPLRGQTVKMTRMRKLIGDNMMKALHTQAQLTSVVEVDITKLMRLRNQAKESFAAREGVKLSPMPFFVKAAGQALKAHPIVNARINEDEGTITYFDSENIGIAVDSEKGLMTPVIKGAGDLNIAGIAKKTAELAGAVRSNKIRPDDLAGATFTISNTGSRGALFDTVIVPPTQAAILGIGATVKRPAVIETPEGTVIGVRDMTYLSLSYDHRLVDGADAARYLTSVKAILEAGEFEVELGL
- the aceE gene encoding pyruvate dehydrogenase (acetyl-transferring), homodimeric type; translated protein: MTDPLGKLPSELDQLPDRDREETAEWAASLDAVTQHAGPHRAAYLMRRTLQHAEAAGIPVPRLLETDYVNTIPTAAEPAFDGDEALEARITAWNRWNAAAMVTRGSRLGVGGHIATFASAAWLYETGFNHFFQGKERDGSGDQIYVQGHASPGIYARAFLDGRLSEAHLDNFRQEAGGEGLPSYPHPRRLPWLWEFPTVSMGLGPLSAIYQARFNRYLHNRKIKDTSASHVWAFLGDGEMDEPESTAALALAAREQLDNLTFVINCNLQRLDGPVRANFKIVQELEAQFRGAGWNVVKSLWGSAWDELFQLDTTGALLRRLREVPDAQFQTYATRDVTYIREHFFGTEPALIELARVIGDAKIAECFYTSRGGHEARKVYAAYRAAISHKGAPTVILAQTVKGHTLGKGFASKNANHQMKKLTVDEFMCMRDLLELPIPDSAFGDGLVPYGHPGEDSPEVRYLHERRAALGGPAPARRVHSVALPAPEERAFKTLEKGSGKQEMATTMAFVRLVKDLMRDKETGRRWVPIVPDEARTFGMESLFPSAGIYSPLGQTYEPVDRDQLMYYREAKDGQILNEGITEAGSMADFIAAATSYATHGEPMIPFYIFYSMFGWQRTGDQMWQLADQLGKGFIVGATAGRTTLTGEGLQHADGHSQLIAATNPASLNYDPAFAYEIAVIVKEGLRRMYGENLPGEDPNVFYYLTVYNEPKPQPAMPEGVEEGIIRGLYRFKEGVAASADSPRLQLMASGTAIHWALEAQELLAAEWGVTADVWSATSWGELRRDALEADAALLRGEQRTPYVTQALSGAPGPVLAVSDWMRQVPDQISQWVEQDWSSLGTDGFGLSDTRPAARRHFGVDAQSVTVAALAQLARRGEIPASTVKEARERYGL